From Impatiens glandulifera chromosome 7, dImpGla2.1, whole genome shotgun sequence:
AGTCCACTAAAGAATAATTGagatgataaattaaatatgtaagtttgtcgtatcataaatttatataacattatatatataatattaattattaaataatattataaatataaatataaataataaataagttgagCTGAATTAAACTTACTTAGCGTAACTTACTTAGCGTTAGTGATTAAAGACCTCTCAATTATGTTTTTACAGCAAAGTTATTCAATTGTCACTGGACTTAGAATAAAAACATACATatgaataaactaaataaattagtCTCAATAACTTGagaataagttgaatcaaactaaccaaaatattatattggtCCATAATATTTGATGTATGTATAAATTCAATACTAAACTAATGTCATGCTTCGTAACTCAACCAATAGACATTTAACTAATTGTAATCTCAATCTGTAAtctatattcatatataatttaattatagatccaataaatatgaaaataccAATGTAtgaacataaattataaatttaacaaaatggTTATGACGGTACGGTACGGCATCAACCCCTCGAGAAAGCAAGTGTGAAAGCAATCTCCCAAGATCCAAACGCAATAGAGTGTGTCTAAGTCACATTTATAACAGCATTAAGTTCTTAACACGCGTGTTAGAAAGCAGAAGACAAATAATAGAAAACAAACTATGAAAGGGCATGCAATTTACTATCAGTACTATCTAAACGAGAGGGTAATTTACTATTGGTACTAATTAAAAATGAGGGCAGTTAAAACTTAGTcatcaaactttatttttaataatatataattagggAAATGTTAAGGAAGAGTAACCAGCGGAACAGATAGGCAACGAATCTGGTAGGCCAGatgaataagaaaattaaaaaaattcaaaaaaattgttgaaaaaaGGTTGACCGGTCGCTACAATTTTCTGTAACATCTTCAGAAAATTATCATCGTTCACGTATTACTCTCTCTCAATATTAAATGAGCTATTTCAAACTAAAACACTACGAAATCACTCTTCTACTTGTATCTTCGAATCCCAGTTCAACTTTTGCCATGTGAAATAAAACTCTCGTTGTCAGAAAATGGTAAGGACAAAGCCCTAATTTGTTCTTAGTATGTATtatactttgtttctttcataATACTTAAATCAAGAATTAATTATGTTGTTgattgtaattttaatatgaatatgTTTATAATGATTACAAGGCACTAAAACAGTAATTagttaatctatatatatataataatgacaAAATGTGCATtaaatatccataaaatatGGATAGTCTCTTGGTGTGGAtgattaaatgtaaatatagTGATAATGATGGGTAtagatgattaaaaaaattctaatcgCATAGGCTATAACAATTGGAGTGAAATATattctttttgaaaaattatcgCAAACGATCCAGATTCACTATAGAGGACGGATTTAgtcattcattttttataaccatttagtttataattttaaatcccAAGTCcaaatttttaacttaaaaattatcttttaatcgctcattgtattaaatttagaatgaatttGAGTATGTATCATATCAATAGTACgttccaaattaattaatcaaaaatattttaaataaaatttatatggagttagaaataattaaataaataaataagacatgagtatttgtttttaattaggatttaagaAAAACGTCAATGCTAGTCTTTGAGTGCCAATTTCAGGTTCctcttaatattttcaaattttcttttgatttaGGCCATAGAAAAATTTGAAGCCAATTTTTCATTGAAAGgacaatcattattttttccaaAAGATTCAACTATTTTCGTCAACCCAAAAAGACGTATTTGCCCTCGGAAATTGAAGAATATAGAGGGAAAACTCCAAATTATCCTTCATACTTAACCAATTTCGTTGAGTATTGTTGCATTAGTTTGATTATGCCTCGATcggattgagatttttttaaaacctaaagggagaaaaaaataatgattagtgatgattttgaagaggtgatgattatttttggtaaaaatacttaaagggtattgataattataaataaaataaaaaataataatttaaaatatagggtattttagtattttggttaatgaaatgagtgatgtgattgtttagaagtgattgattagaaaattaatttttgttggatttttttaaaaaacccaaagagaacaaagCCTTAGTGTCCTAGAGAATATATTGAGAGTTAAggggaaaataaaaatgatcaaaaattAGTCATTGTTTAGACTAAAAGCTGAGATGTTTGAGGATTTTGATTTGGGACCTTCAAGCTAGCTGTTGGGGTTGGTTCAATTTTGTCTCTGGGTAGTTTCTATCATAGCAAACGGAATGGCAATTCTAAAATTTCAAGGCTagtcaaattaaacattatttttgttaatcaaCTATTTTGTGAGATAACATCAAAAGAGTGTTTAACCTCGTCTTTTACGAGATTCGAGAGCAATGTAAGCTTGGAGCGTTAATTTGACATTACAACGGGCCTCAATTAGACTATAGGATGATGTCTAGTACGACTTTAAGCGTTTGACAAATGTGTTTCTTGAGCTCGTCTCCTTTGTAATTTATCCCCAATGCCTAATTTCCTCTAAAATTTTGTGGACATGATTAGGAACCAATTGGAATATAACTGATAGTTCATTTTAGATTTACCGATTAAACTAGTTTTGACTTATTTAAAGTCGCAACATAATTTACCTTTTAAGAAATTAGGAAGGACAAATGTTTGCATGTATAAACGCATTTTAGAAATTCTGTATTTTAGTTCGGTACTTAGTTATGCATGACATAGAGTCTCGGTGTTATGTTTCATGTGTTCATCTAAATGGATGTCTTTACTATAAACTATTggccattttaaaaataatatttttacactTTGATCACTTCTCTAATCCTAAATTATATCATTAATCATGAGATTAAAAGTGAGATTGTGTAACATTTGTAAACGATAAAGATGCATAAAAGGTacttgtaaataaataaaatagaaccCACACAATCcctaattaatattatcttaaaataacCTTCAAAAATAGTGCCTTGGATAATATCCGAGTTAAATTTAGATTGAAGTagtatttaaaaacaaaatcatctaaaaatatttttatttaaaataatttttgatgtatatatttttaatataaaagctAGTATAACCCCTACATTTAGGTGAGAATGATACATTCAACTTTAGTCTTTTTGAAAACATTCTTCACACTAAAGCTATTTTAGttggtatttattttatttgagctATTTTAGTGaggattttattaatatatattcttaatgtaccatttttttatctataaatattgaAGTGGATTTAGAATTAAGACATTCCAATATGTCCTGAACCATTAGAAAGAAAGAGATAATGATGCTGATATCTCACAGCCTTCAGTTTCCGCTAGCACTCCAACCTTTTTCATCATCAAGATTTGGTGTGAAAACAAGTTATAATAACCGTGGAATTATAAGGCCATCATCATCCATCAATGTAAATCAAATTTCCGATCAGGTCGGCGTCGATCTCCGGCGATCAGCTAATTACCATCCCACCATTTGGGATCCAAAGCTTATTCAATCATTAACCACCACTTACACCGTAATCCATCTCTTAAACCACTCATAATGGTCACTAATCATTCTTTAAAGATAATTGatcattatttttaactgtGCAGTATGAACTACACGGAAACAGATTGGATAAGTTGAAGGAGCAAGTTAGAACGTTGCTAAAATCCACCAAGGACGTGTCAATCCTCTTGAAGCTCATCGACTCTATCCAACGGTCTGGAGTAGCTTACCATTTCAATCATGAAATAGACGCCGTTTGTGACCACGTCTTGTCGTGTGTCTCCAATGGCACTGGTCTTTCAACAACCGCGCTGCGGTTTCGTCTTCTACGACAACGTGGTCATTTCGTAAACACAAGTACGTACTTACAAATCTTAATGAtcattaaataagttttataacAATGgggttataaataattttagctagatttttcttatatatcaaatataactAGTTCCATACTTccatttctaataaaaatatcaacttaataaaaatatcctAAGTTGAATTAAGAAAGGTATGACTAAATATATAAGCAAACCCTCCCAAACCAACTTAATCGAACCGATAAAACCGAATAACTGTTACTTTATTAAACGGTAAAATCGAATCTAACGTTTCCGTTGTTCGCTAGCGAACCGCTAAACCGACTTatagtaaaaatttaaaaaaaatatacctaatttaattaatgcaACTATAAAAATGGATACCTaaccatttttttaagaattaagtTTTCAAACTTCATATAAgtgttttaaaaacaattttgatttataattgtattattttgtattaattgttggcaaacaaataaaattgatcTAACGGATTTCTATTCAACCGAACAGAATCGACCAAaaaccaaaattaaatatttgaaaatttctcGAACTGACCTCAATGAATTTATTATTCATTCCAATATAAAACTGACCGAATTAGATACATCTTTCAACATAACTATGAAGTTGTGTTATCTtcctaaattaataaaatagactaattgaaatttaataaatgaaaattatatcTGATGAactttttttgaattattttagctaaattattaaaataaaaattgtatttaaaatttaaattatgaaaaaattaaattaaaatattttattattttaattaattaagtaattaaatgattgatgtaaaattatttaaattttgaatataaataatatttggatgaaaaagtgatttttttaactattaaaatgttttttaatatttaatatttaaagtataaatttatagaaataaaaatattttaatatttaagcaAAGAATAAAGTTATTCAATGGTTAAGAGTCCAGAaagttttgttttgaaaaaacaCAACTAACCTAATATTATACAGacttaaaactaattattttaactattatgaTTTCAGTTCATTTAAATTTCACTCTGACAAATAATTATGCTTACTAGACTTTAAATTTAGTTGTTTGGCTTCATTTTCTACAACTAATATAACCATTTCGATGActtaaagtttaaataataattaacaagcCACATTTTTTTATGGAAGATGTTTTCAATGAATTCAAGGACGAAAATGGGAACTTCTTGGATAGCTTGAGTAGTGATCTAGAAGGGCTCTTGAATTTATATGAATCATCATTTATTGGGATGTGCGGGGAAGACAACGACATAAATGAAGCCAAAGATTTTAGCATGAAACATCTCAAGTCGTTTCTATTAACCAATAGAGATGACCGTACTGCGGGCATCCGAAACAAAGTAAATGATGCGTTATCGGCCCCCTTGCATTGGAGGATTCCAAGATTGGAAGCGAGAAACTTCATTAATCTATTCAAAGACGACAACGGGATAAATTCATCTATTCTTCTTGATTTGGCAACTTTAGATTACAATCTTGTACAATCAATACATCAAGAGGAGGTTAAAGAACTAACCAAGTATGTTGCTATatattcataaacaaataatgacattacattatttatataaataatcaataaagCTAAAATTTACAAAAAGTGTAGATTTTCTAGGATGagtgttttcaaatgtttaattttcaaataaaaaacactGCATAAATATAACTTTGAAATAGTTTAGACAACTTTTTAAACATTTTGGTAAAACAATTTTCttacttcatatatatatttgaaatttttttaagaatactTTTTGTCGCACCTtcttaaaatttgttaaaaaaaaacaatattcgATGTTCACTCCTCATTTgaaaagattaatttaatttaatcacaattttggtgttaaatattaataaaatcatttttattttttatattgacaAATTGAAAACTTTATGATTGTTATATTACTTCTGAAAAAacaaactcaaatattttatgaCTTATTGTTGATTCACAGATGGTGGAAAAAATTAGGTTTTGAAGAAAACTTGAGTTTTTCTCGGGATCGAATGATGGAGAACTATTTATGGGCAATGGGATTTGTGTATGAACCTCGATACTCAAATATTAGGAAAACTGTCACTAAATACATTTGCATTTTTAGCGCCATCGATGATATCTTTGATATATATGGATCACTCGATGAGCTAGAGCTCTTCGTGAAAGCAGTTGAACGGTAAGAATCTGAGCACactatttaattatacaaaattaaagtaGTACTCATATAAACTGTGTATAATCAGATGGGATTTGAAAGCTATGGATGACCTCCCACAATACATGAAGATATGTTACTTAGCCATGTACAACTTTGGAAATGAAACATCATATGATGTTCTAAGAGATCACAACAGGGTTGTTATAGAGTTTGTTAAAAATGAGGTatacacttttattttgtttacaaaACAATTAACCTTTTAAAGACGGCTAGTTAAAGCTCAATGCAAATGAAATTATTGGTAGTGGGAAAGACTTTGTAGATCGTATCTAACTGAAGCGAGATGGTTCTACGGTGGATATGAGCCATCACCAGAGGAGTACATGGAAAATGCATGGATTTCAGTTGGCGGTCACGGGGCTATAGTCCATGCTTGCCTACTTTTAGGGCTATCCCCTCTTAATGAGTCATCTCTTGATAGTTTTAGTACTTTGTCTGGGCCTCTTTATTGGTCATGTCTAATAACAAGGCTAAGTAATGATATGGGTACATCCAAggtaatttcaaaacatttcaacttctttacaaagttcaaacaaaaaaatcatattattaattaatccaCCAAAAAGTTGGtcataacaaaaacaacatataattaatttgtgtttCATCTTCTTAAGGTTGAAATTGCTAGAGGGGATGTGCCAAAATTCATTCAGAATTACATGATGCATAAGAGTGTGTCTGAAAAGGAAGCCATGAACATTATAAATTGCATGATCAAACATTCATGGAAAAAGCTTAATGAGACAAATATAAAGAGGTCTTGTCATGCAATTGTCACAACTTTGTCGCTCAACATGACACGTGCCGCTTTATCGATATACCAACATGGGGATGGGATTGGAACCTCTACCGGATTGACCAAAGATCGCTTAACTTCATTGATTGTGGAACAAATtccaatttaaaaaatgtttcacatttttagaaatatttgtttgaatgcAGTAATTAAACATGTTTCTCctgttcttcatatatatatatatatatatatatatatgagaaatgttATTCTCAACGACGGtttagcgaaagcaaggccacgaatcctacgtggccttaccagctaggagagagaaaaaaaaaaaaaatgaaacgtTTCAGTTTCCCCCTTTCTTAtttcctctctttcttctttttatttatcacttCCGGCGAACttcttctctggcgatttttctctccgACATTCCCGACTTCTTCAACtttcttcatattctttcgatcgaaaatgATAGGTCTTCTCCTTCATTGTGTATGTTCAATTCATTGTCTGCATTCGTCGTGTTCACTTCATACTTTTTTTTCAGGCTGGTGGTCCAGGTACATCTCCATGCAATACTCTAAGATCTCCAAGGACAATGTAAATAACATCTTCTCTTTTAGAATCCTatatcattttgatgatttgaagaccgtttaggtttttgcggttagggttagggttagggttagggtta
This genomic window contains:
- the LOC124909591 gene encoding probable terpene synthase 9, with the protein product MMLISHSLQFPLALQPFSSSRFGVKTSYNNRGIIRPSSSINVNQISDQVGVDLRRSANYHPTIWDPKLIQSLTTTYTYELHGNRLDKLKEQVRTLLKSTKDVSILLKLIDSIQRSGVAYHFNHEIDAVCDHVLSCVSNGTGLSTTALRFRLLRQRGHFVNTNVFNEFKDENGNFLDSLSSDLEGLLNLYESSFIGMCGEDNDINEAKDFSMKHLKSFLLTNRDDRTAGIRNKVNDALSAPLHWRIPRLEARNFINLFKDDNGINSSILLDLATLDYNLVQSIHQEEVKELTKWWKKLGFEENLSFSRDRMMENYLWAMGFVYEPRYSNIRKTVTKYICIFSAIDDIFDIYGSLDELELFVKAVER
- the LOC124909593 gene encoding probable terpene synthase 9; translated protein: MDDLPQYMKICYLAMYNFGNETSYDVLRDHNRVVIEFVKNEWERLCRSYLTEARWFYGGYEPSPEEYMENAWISVGGHGAIVHACLLLGLSPLNESSLDSFSTLSGPLYWSCLITRLSNDMGTSKVEIARGDVPKFIQNYMMHKSVSEKEAMNIINCMIKHSWKKLNETNIKRSCHAIVTTLSLNMTRAALSIYQHGDGIGTSTGLTKDRLTSLIVEQIPI